Proteins from a single region of Crassaminicella profunda:
- a CDS encoding response regulator transcription factor translates to MYRLMIVDDELIERQALQFIITKNKLRIAEIQEAENGREAINKASKFLPHIILMDIKMPGINGIEASKIIKQSQPDCKIIFLTAFDYFEYAKDAIKVGVEDFIIKPSTNEQIIEVLNKVISHLDKEYIEKTHEKEFRDKLEQMTKCLQDDLVSSLVLGYTDEKYIMEYFSILDIHFKSGVAVAITIQNTFDDMENRFFQDSMMKRRCIQKLKDCLRKYGLYSFINDVNNIIYILLIGAKEKELEKKEKNIQRIFKEIYKVIEEQLYVKIHIGIGNQFHSINKMNKSFLQAKIACKKAEHLMDVCSFNEIKYDKKYFKYPFEKEKILCEKIIQCEEKEVAMIIDEIIDLFVQFFDSMKEIHQKSYEFLISINKSIVQETNDEYDSMINFLDDFQYIESVPEIKNYMKENLKSIMEKISQSKMDRIGCLIERSCEYIEENYMKDITLEDMANKIGFSSYYFSKLFKIYKKMNFIDYLTSVRVKKAKSFLKEPNKSIKEISNLVGYSNSNYFTRVFKRIEKVTPTEYRNKIMLLGQ, encoded by the coding sequence GTGTATAGATTAATGATTGTAGATGATGAGTTAATAGAAAGACAAGCACTTCAATTTATTATTACTAAAAATAAATTAAGAATAGCAGAGATTCAAGAAGCTGAAAATGGACGAGAGGCAATAAATAAAGCTAGCAAATTTCTTCCGCATATTATATTAATGGATATTAAAATGCCAGGAATTAATGGAATAGAAGCTTCAAAGATTATAAAGCAGTCACAACCGGATTGTAAGATTATTTTTTTAACAGCTTTTGATTACTTCGAATATGCTAAAGATGCAATCAAAGTGGGGGTGGAGGATTTTATTATAAAGCCATCTACCAATGAACAAATTATTGAAGTACTCAATAAAGTGATTTCTCATTTGGACAAGGAATATATTGAAAAAACTCATGAAAAAGAGTTTCGTGATAAACTAGAGCAGATGACAAAGTGTTTACAAGATGATTTAGTGTCGTCCCTAGTATTAGGTTATACGGATGAAAAGTATATTATGGAGTATTTTTCAATTTTGGACATTCATTTTAAAAGTGGTGTTGCTGTTGCCATAACCATTCAAAATACTTTTGATGATATGGAGAATCGTTTTTTTCAAGATAGTATGATGAAAAGAAGATGTATACAGAAACTGAAGGATTGTTTACGAAAATATGGTTTATATAGTTTTATAAATGATGTGAATAATATAATATATATTTTGCTAATTGGTGCAAAAGAGAAAGAACTTGAAAAGAAAGAAAAGAATATTCAAAGAATATTCAAAGAAATTTATAAAGTTATAGAAGAACAGCTATATGTAAAGATTCATATAGGAATAGGAAATCAATTTCATTCAATTAATAAGATGAATAAATCTTTTTTACAAGCTAAAATAGCCTGTAAAAAAGCAGAACATCTTATGGATGTATGTAGTTTTAATGAAATAAAATATGACAAAAAATATTTTAAATATCCTTTTGAAAAGGAGAAAATATTGTGCGAAAAGATCATTCAGTGCGAAGAAAAAGAAGTGGCCATGATAATTGATGAGATCATAGATTTGTTTGTGCAGTTTTTTGATTCAATGAAAGAGATTCATCAAAAAAGTTATGAATTTTTAATTAGTATAAATAAAAGTATAGTACAAGAAACAAATGATGAGTATGATAGTATGATAAATTTTCTTGATGATTTTCAATATATTGAAAGTGTTCCTGAAATTAAAAATTATATGAAAGAAAATTTAAAAAGCATTATGGAGAAAATTAGTCAATCTAAAATGGATAGAATTGGATGTCTTATTGAGCGTTCGTGTGAATATATTGAAGAAAATTATATGAAAGATATTACTTTAGAGGATATGGCTAACAAGATTGGATTTAGTTCTTATTATTTTAGTAAATTGTTTAAAATTTATAAGAAAATGAATTTTATAGATTATCTTACTAGTGTAAGAGTAAAAAAAGCGAAAAGCTTTTTAAAAGAACCCAATAAAAGTATTAAGGAAATAAGTAATCTTGTAGGATACAGTAATTCAAATTATTTTACAAGAGTATTTAAGAGAATAGAAAAAGTAACTCCTACAGAATATAGGAACAAAATAATGCTATTAGGACAATAA
- a CDS encoding sensor histidine kinase: MIKDIKSRWYKVSIKNKLLIFFTTVIVCVSWISFYSNNEAYKFVEQFKDNLNSHFTINKLFVQLQENTQVIKNYLKNMKKEDLEKYKESVNSINTTLEQVEKNSKGMKMNALIRAIKNSLISYYRECDIAISIRKDMYNEQNYYEHVYKAVSISTYIQNYVHQLLYVSLSESSLFYNELANKVKIMRIITFSIIILIFLLCMAFGIIFSNLLLAPIKKLAQASIEISEGNLNVKKIWVKSTDELGILANSFNKMSANLRTLVNDLRTKSIVENKLHEEELKNLKMQQLLKEAKFVALQSQINPHFLFNTLNTISRTSMFEEAGITTKLIQSLSNLLRYSLGNHTKEVPLSKELNIIKEYLYIQQYRFKDRIKFDIKCNMDIDHIYIPCFTLQPLVENAIIHGIEPKEKGGKVRIKIMKKNNKVFIKIIDNGLGISKERLQHIFNHKEMNSKGHTTMIGIKNVMNRLNIYFNDEDSFKIKSKLRLGTVVVISFVEKKKEGE, from the coding sequence ATGATCAAAGATATAAAAAGTAGATGGTATAAGGTTTCTATTAAAAACAAATTATTAATATTTTTTACAACGGTTATTGTGTGTGTGAGTTGGATAAGCTTTTATTCCAATAATGAAGCTTATAAATTTGTAGAACAATTTAAGGATAATTTAAATAGTCATTTTACCATTAATAAATTATTTGTACAGCTTCAAGAAAATACACAAGTTATCAAAAATTATTTGAAAAATATGAAAAAAGAGGATTTGGAAAAATACAAAGAAAGCGTGAATTCAATTAATACTACATTAGAGCAGGTAGAGAAAAACTCAAAAGGGATGAAAATGAATGCATTAATTAGAGCTATTAAAAACTCACTTATTTCATATTATAGGGAATGTGATATAGCAATTAGTATTAGAAAAGATATGTATAATGAACAAAATTATTATGAACATGTTTATAAAGCTGTTTCTATAAGTACATATATACAAAATTATGTTCATCAATTGTTATATGTTAGTTTGAGTGAAAGTAGTTTATTTTATAATGAACTAGCTAACAAAGTAAAAATCATGAGGATTATTACCTTTAGCATCATTATTTTAATTTTTTTGTTATGCATGGCATTTGGCATTATATTTTCGAATCTCTTATTAGCACCAATTAAAAAATTAGCCCAAGCCTCCATTGAAATATCAGAAGGAAATTTAAATGTTAAAAAAATATGGGTAAAGTCAACAGATGAATTAGGGATATTAGCAAATTCATTTAATAAAATGAGTGCAAATCTTAGAACGTTAGTGAATGATTTAAGAACAAAATCTATTGTAGAAAATAAACTGCATGAAGAAGAACTGAAAAATCTGAAAATGCAGCAATTATTAAAAGAAGCAAAGTTTGTAGCATTACAATCACAAATCAATCCTCATTTTCTTTTTAATACATTAAATACCATTTCTAGAACAAGTATGTTTGAAGAAGCTGGTATTACTACAAAATTAATACAATCCCTGTCTAATCTTCTTAGATATAGTCTAGGGAATCATACAAAAGAGGTACCCCTATCAAAGGAATTAAATATTATAAAAGAGTATTTATACATACAACAATATCGCTTCAAAGATAGAATAAAGTTTGATATTAAGTGTAACATGGATATAGATCATATTTATATACCATGTTTTACATTACAACCTCTCGTTGAAAATGCAATTATCCATGGAATTGAACCAAAAGAAAAGGGTGGAAAAGTACGTATAAAAATAATGAAGAAAAATAATAAGGTTTTTATTAAAATTATTGATAATGGATTAGGGATTTCAAAAGAAAGATTACAGCATATATTTAATCATAAAGAAATGAATTCAAAAGGGCATACAACAATGATTGGCATTAAAAATGTAATGAACAGATTAAATATCTACTTTAACGATGAAGATAGTTTTAAAATAAAAAGTAAATTGAGGTTAGGAACAGTAGTGGTCATATCATTTGTTGAGAAAAAGAAGGAGGGAGAATAA
- a CDS encoding sensor histidine kinase: MKKYLLDNLIIQLGSISRIAAIENANRTEQAIKNLIDMIRYKFGRQEQILRLKDEIEAANNFIEIFKIRFGDILQYDMDIEESCLDLYIPHYTIMTFVENCIYHAFENKEGIKKITSRIYKLNHQLVIKIHDNGIGCYSNEYVEDKTCNKEYGTITSTFDRLCNYYKVQDILKIKSSERKGTLVVINLPLLQ; encoded by the coding sequence ATGAAAAAGTATTTATTAGATAATCTCATTATTCAATTAGGTTCTATATCAAGGATTGCTGCAATAGAAAATGCTAATCGAACAGAACAAGCAATTAAAAACTTAATAGATATGATAAGATACAAATTTGGCAGGCAAGAACAAATACTTAGATTAAAAGATGAAATAGAAGCAGCAAATAATTTTATAGAAATTTTTAAAATTAGATTTGGAGATATATTACAGTATGATATGGATATAGAAGAAAGTTGTCTTGATCTGTATATTCCACACTACACTATAATGACTTTTGTTGAAAATTGCATATATCATGCTTTTGAAAACAAAGAAGGTATAAAAAAAATTACAAGTCGTATATATAAGTTAAATCATCAGTTAGTAATAAAAATTCATGATAATGGAATAGGTTGTTATTCTAATGAATATGTAGAGGATAAAACATGTAATAAGGAGTATGGAACGATTACATCTACTTTTGACCGATTATGTAATTATTATAAAGTACAAGACATTCTAAAAATTAAGAGTTCAGAACGGAAAGGGACTTTAGTAGTAATAAACTTGCCATTATTACAATAA
- a CDS encoding sensor domain-containing protein produces MKIKSALMKIIGNIEEFSLEYRILYILSLLSALLMIILVPINYAQNMEPIHIMALAVGAIIATIVFFLLKYRKIQCKLIYSIIVLCILTVFWFTNGGSYGSIPYYFTYSLTVSLIILRGKKRKFIFFMNIFVISVLIIAEYYYPHNIIYYQSLKDRYIDLFTGVLICLLILGIIVKIVIDNFDLERKKVVQKTVELKNKNIELEESNQLLSKKNVQIISHQNELMRALKELKESEKKFRSFFQTAIDMIYVLDQNGIILEMNDSAKGTLGYSEREMCHKSLAQFLTAYSKKTFYKELSILLNKGSKRCEMQFISKTNEVITVDCSSSVIYDESGDPKYIVVFQRDISKLKKNAEEIKYLAYHDMVTNLPNRRLGKDILQFAIRNALKKENMVGVMFVDLDRFKYINDSLGHGTGDTLLKYVGKRFKECVREDDSVVRLGGDEFMIILNNVNASNNVWKIADRMIKTFSKPFYLKEKEIHITCSIGIAMFPEHGKNVDNLLKNADMAMYQAKESGRNNFKFFDNILNNKVDEEIEIKEGIIKAIKKREFTLYYQPKIHINSSEIVGWEALVRWNHPTMGFISPAKFIPIAEQSGLIKNIDRLVLEMACKQIKELVDKGINPKSVAINISPNQFNDSTFIDTLDLIIDESGIDPTLLNLEITETAAMQDTYYAQMIFDQIKKRGISLSLDDFGTGYSSLNYLKSFPIDVLKIDKSFVDEICSDQVNKAIILATITMAKALNIIVVAEGVEIKEQLELLKRAGCKEYQGYLFSKPVPIEKMEKMLVKQVQ; encoded by the coding sequence ATGAAAATAAAATCAGCTTTGATGAAAATAATAGGAAATATTGAAGAATTTTCTCTAGAATATCGTATTTTATACATTTTAAGTTTACTTTCAGCTTTATTGATGATCATATTAGTTCCTATCAATTATGCTCAAAATATGGAACCTATTCATATAATGGCTTTGGCTGTGGGTGCAATTATAGCTACCATTGTATTCTTTCTACTTAAATATAGAAAGATTCAATGTAAATTAATTTATTCAATTATTGTTTTATGTATTTTGACAGTTTTTTGGTTTACCAATGGAGGTTCCTATGGAAGTATTCCCTACTATTTTACATATAGTTTGACTGTTTCTTTGATTATATTAAGAGGCAAAAAAAGAAAATTTATTTTTTTTATGAATATATTTGTGATAAGTGTGTTAATCATTGCTGAGTATTATTATCCTCACAATATCATATATTATCAATCATTGAAAGACAGGTATATAGATCTTTTTACAGGGGTGCTTATTTGCTTATTGATATTGGGTATTATTGTAAAAATCGTTATTGATAATTTTGATTTAGAAAGAAAAAAAGTTGTTCAAAAAACCGTAGAGCTAAAAAATAAAAATATAGAATTAGAAGAGAGTAATCAACTATTAAGCAAAAAAAACGTACAAATCATCAGTCATCAAAATGAATTGATGAGGGCGTTAAAAGAGTTAAAGGAAAGTGAGAAAAAATTTCGATCTTTTTTTCAAACGGCTATTGATATGATTTATGTGTTAGATCAAAATGGAATTATTTTAGAAATGAATGATTCAGCTAAAGGAACCTTGGGGTATTCTGAAAGAGAAATGTGTCATAAATCATTGGCTCAGTTTTTAACTGCATACTCAAAAAAAACATTTTATAAGGAACTTTCAATTCTTTTAAATAAGGGTTCTAAGCGTTGTGAAATGCAGTTTATATCCAAAACAAATGAAGTAATTACGGTAGATTGTTCAAGTTCTGTGATTTATGATGAGAGCGGAGATCCTAAATATATTGTGGTTTTTCAAAGAGATATCAGTAAGTTAAAAAAGAATGCAGAAGAAATAAAATATTTAGCTTATCATGATATGGTTACCAATTTGCCAAATAGAAGGCTTGGAAAAGATATATTACAATTTGCTATTCGTAATGCTTTAAAAAAAGAGAATATGGTAGGGGTTATGTTTGTAGATTTAGATAGATTTAAGTACATCAATGATTCTTTAGGGCATGGAACTGGAGATACTCTTTTAAAATATGTTGGAAAAAGATTTAAGGAATGTGTTCGAGAAGATGATTCGGTTGTTCGCTTGGGTGGAGATGAATTTATGATTATATTGAATAACGTAAATGCATCTAATAATGTTTGGAAGATAGCAGATAGAATGATTAAAACTTTTTCAAAACCCTTTTATTTAAAAGAAAAGGAAATACATATTACTTGTAGTATTGGGATTGCCATGTTTCCTGAACATGGGAAAAATGTAGATAATTTACTAAAAAATGCAGATATGGCTATGTACCAAGCTAAAGAGAGTGGAAGAAATAATTTTAAATTTTTTGATAATATATTAAATAATAAAGTTGATGAAGAAATTGAAATTAAAGAAGGAATTATAAAAGCCATAAAGAAGAGAGAGTTTACTTTATATTATCAACCTAAAATTCATATAAATTCAAGTGAAATTGTAGGATGGGAGGCATTAGTAAGGTGGAATCATCCAACAATGGGATTTATTTCTCCAGCTAAATTTATACCTATTGCTGAACAATCTGGATTAATAAAAAATATAGATAGATTAGTATTAGAAATGGCTTGCAAACAAATTAAGGAATTAGTAGATAAAGGAATAAATCCTAAAAGTGTTGCTATTAATATATCTCCTAACCAATTCAACGATAGTACATTTATTGATACCCTCGATTTAATCATAGATGAGTCAGGAATTGATCCAACTTTACTCAATTTAGAGATTACAGAAACGGCTGCTATGCAAGATACTTATTATGCACAGATGATTTTTGATCAAATTAAGAAAAGAGGGATTAGTTTATCATTAGATGATTTTGGAACAGGATATTCTTCGTTAAACTATTTAAAATCATTTCCTATAGATGTATTGAAAATTGATAAATCATTTGTAGATGAGATTTGTTCCGATCAGGTAAATAAAGCTATTATCTTAGCAACCATTACTATGGCTAAAGCCCTAAATATAATAGTGGTTGCAGAGGGGGTAGAAATTAAAGAACAATTGGAACTTTTGAAGAGAGCTGGATGTAAAGAATATCAAGGATATTTATTTAGTAAACCAGTACCTATAGAAAAAATGGAGAAGATGCTTGTAAAACAAGTACAATAA
- a CDS encoding VOC family protein: MKFSFNHNNINVLDLEKSIAFYKQALGLVETRRKVAEDGSFILVFLGDEMTPHRLELTWLRDWEKPYNLGDNEFHLAFTTDDYEKAYELHKEMGCICYENKKMGLYFINDPDGYWIEILPEKR, encoded by the coding sequence ATGAAATTTTCATTTAATCACAATAATATTAATGTTTTAGATTTAGAAAAAAGTATTGCTTTTTATAAGCAAGCACTAGGACTAGTGGAAACTAGAAGAAAAGTAGCTGAAGATGGGAGTTTTATTCTTGTATTCTTAGGAGATGAAATGACTCCTCATAGATTAGAATTAACTTGGTTAAGAGATTGGGAAAAACCTTATAATTTAGGAGATAATGAGTTTCATTTAGCGTTCACTACGGATGACTATGAAAAGGCCTATGAATTACATAAAGAAATGGGATGTATTTGCTATGAAAATAAAAAAATGGGCCTTTATTTTATCAATGATCCTGATGGCTATTGGATTGAAATATTACCTGAAAAAAGATAA
- a CDS encoding ferritin: MISEKLMQALNDQINYEFYSANIYLAMAAFCAHEDLDGFANFFKVQAEEEKFHAMKFFDYVVEMGGRVTMSALDEPQNEYTSMLDAFKKGLEHEKLVTERIYKLTDLSMEEREHATISFLKWFIDEQVEEESTFGSIIKKLERISDNSNALYMLDAELAQRTFTPPAQ, encoded by the coding sequence ATGATTAGTGAAAAATTAATGCAAGCATTAAATGACCAAATTAACTATGAGTTTTATTCTGCAAATATTTATTTAGCTATGGCAGCTTTTTGTGCTCATGAGGATTTGGATGGTTTTGCAAACTTTTTTAAAGTGCAAGCTGAAGAAGAAAAATTTCATGCAATGAAATTTTTTGATTACGTAGTTGAAATGGGAGGAAGAGTAACTATGTCTGCCCTTGATGAACCACAAAATGAGTATACTTCTATGTTAGACGCCTTCAAGAAAGGCTTAGAACATGAAAAATTAGTAACGGAGAGAATTTATAAATTAACAGACCTAAGCATGGAAGAAAGAGAACACGCTACCATCAGCTTCTTAAAATGGTTTATCGATGAACAAGTGGAAGAAGAATCTACTTTTGGTAGTATCATCAAAAAACTTGAACGAATCAGTGATAACAGCAACGCTCTTTACATGTTAGATGCAGAACTTGCACAAAGAACCTTTACACCACCTGCTCAGTAG
- a CDS encoding nucleoside recognition domain-containing protein, translating into MMDILKEGLIGSLSSVYSIALIVIPLMIVLQIAKDYHVLNKLSQHFKGLTKLLGVSKDAILPLLVGVIFGISYGAGVIIQSSKEGDLTKKDLILLVAFLVTCHAVFEDTLLFVAVGANGYVLLGVRLLMAVGITYFLSKRINLNDLSELDKNKDLI; encoded by the coding sequence ATGATGGATATTTTGAAAGAAGGATTAATAGGAAGCTTATCGTCCGTATATTCTATAGCTCTTATAGTTATTCCATTAATGATTGTCCTGCAGATTGCAAAAGATTATCATGTTTTAAATAAACTATCACAACATTTTAAAGGATTGACAAAATTATTGGGTGTATCTAAAGATGCAATTCTTCCCTTATTAGTAGGGGTTATCTTTGGCATATCTTATGGAGCTGGTGTGATTATTCAAAGTTCTAAGGAAGGGGATTTGACAAAGAAGGATTTGATTTTGTTAGTAGCTTTTTTGGTTACTTGTCATGCAGTTTTTGAAGATACACTATTGTTTGTTGCTGTAGGTGCAAATGGATATGTTTTATTAGGAGTAAGGCTTTTAATGGCTGTAGGTATAACCTATTTTCTGTCAAAGAGAATCAATTTAAATGATTTATCTGAATTAGATAAAAATAAGGATCTCATATGA
- a CDS encoding nucleoside recognition domain-containing protein has protein sequence MLIDSIKTGIKKGIETTWMLGKIIIPVYIFITILKHTPVLDWIAYVFKPLMGLFHLPGEAAIVLVLGNTLNLYAALGAIKAISLTPMQITTIGIMLSFSHSLFVETAVVKKLDANIGKVIALRAGLAVIVGMIVGQVGALL, from the coding sequence ATGCTGATAGATTCTATCAAAACAGGAATCAAAAAAGGAATAGAAACCACTTGGATGCTCGGAAAAATTATTATTCCTGTGTATATTTTCATAACCATTTTAAAGCATACACCAGTTCTTGACTGGATAGCTTACGTATTTAAGCCTCTTATGGGGTTGTTTCATTTACCAGGAGAAGCTGCCATTGTATTGGTTTTAGGAAATACTTTGAATCTATATGCAGCATTAGGAGCCATTAAGGCTATATCCTTAACCCCTATGCAAATAACTACCATAGGGATTATGCTTTCCTTTTCCCATTCTTTATTTGTTGAAACAGCAGTTGTCAAAAAATTAGACGCAAATATTGGAAAAGTCATTGCCTTAAGAGCAGGCTTAGCTGTTATCGTAGGAATGATTGTAGGACAGGTAGGTGCATTATTATGA
- the asnS gene encoding asparagine--tRNA ligase, translating to MKTTSIKEIYRQTEKHEDQIITIAGWVRTLRASKAFGFIEVNDGSFFKNIQVVFEENLDNFKELSKLTISSSIIVEGKLVLTPGAKQPFEIKATKIEVEGAADRDYPLQKKRHTLEYLRTIAHLRPRSNTFSAVFRIRSIAAYAIHKFFQERGFVYTHTPIITGSDCEGAGEMFRVSTLNLENIPKNEEGKIDFKEDFFGKETNLTVSGQLEAESYALAFRNVYTFGPTFRSENSNTARHAAEFWMIEPEIAFADLEDDMELAEDMIKYVINYVLENAPEEMEFFNKFIDKGLLERLDNIVSSDFGRVTYTEAVEVLKKAKVKFEYPVEWGCDLQTEHERYLTEKVYKKPVFVTDYPKDIKAFYMRMNEDGKTVAATDLLVPGVGEIIGGSQREERIDVLEARMDEMNLSKEDYWWYLELRRFGGTKHAGFGLGFERLIMYMTGMGNIRDVIPFPRTVKSAEF from the coding sequence ATGAAAACAACATCTATTAAAGAAATTTATAGACAAACAGAAAAACATGAAGATCAAATAATCACTATTGCAGGTTGGGTGAGAACCCTTAGAGCATCAAAGGCTTTTGGTTTTATTGAAGTGAATGATGGAAGCTTTTTTAAAAACATTCAAGTAGTTTTTGAAGAAAATCTAGATAACTTTAAGGAACTTTCAAAGCTTACAATTAGTTCTTCTATTATTGTAGAAGGAAAGTTAGTACTTACACCAGGCGCAAAGCAACCATTTGAAATCAAAGCAACAAAAATTGAGGTGGAGGGAGCAGCTGATCGAGATTATCCTCTTCAGAAAAAGAGACATACTCTTGAATATCTAAGAACGATTGCTCATTTAAGACCAAGAAGTAATACTTTCTCAGCTGTGTTTAGAATTCGTTCTATTGCAGCCTATGCAATTCATAAATTTTTCCAAGAAAGAGGATTTGTTTATACCCATACACCAATCATCACAGGAAGTGACTGTGAAGGTGCAGGAGAAATGTTTAGAGTATCTACATTAAATCTAGAAAATATTCCTAAAAATGAGGAAGGAAAGATAGATTTTAAGGAAGATTTCTTTGGAAAAGAAACAAACTTAACAGTAAGTGGACAACTAGAAGCAGAAAGTTATGCATTAGCTTTTAGAAATGTATATACCTTTGGGCCAACATTTAGATCAGAAAATTCAAATACTGCAAGACATGCTGCAGAGTTTTGGATGATTGAGCCTGAGATCGCTTTTGCAGATCTTGAGGATGATATGGAATTAGCAGAAGATATGATTAAATATGTTATTAATTATGTATTAGAAAATGCACCAGAAGAAATGGAGTTTTTCAACAAGTTCATTGATAAAGGATTATTAGAGAGACTTGATAATATTGTTAGTTCTGATTTTGGAAGAGTTACTTATACAGAAGCTGTTGAAGTACTAAAAAAAGCTAAGGTGAAATTTGAATATCCTGTAGAATGGGGCTGTGACCTTCAAACAGAACATGAAAGATACTTAACAGAAAAAGTATATAAAAAGCCTGTATTTGTAACAGATTATCCAAAAGATATTAAAGCTTTCTATATGAGAATGAATGAAGATGGTAAAACTGTAGCAGCCACTGATTTATTAGTTCCAGGAGTAGGTGAAATTATTGGTGGAAGCCAAAGGGAAGAAAGAATAGATGTATTAGAAGCGAGAATGGATGAGATGAATCTTAGCAAAGAAGATTACTGGTGGTATTTAGAGCTTAGAAGATTTGGCGGAACGAAGCATGCTGGATTTGGACTAGGATTTGAAAGATTGATTATGTATATGACAGGAATGGGTAATATAAGAGACGTTATTCCTTTCCCAAGAACAGTGAAATCTGCTGAATTTTAA